DNA sequence from the Cupriavidus sp. WKF15 genome:
CCGAACCCGAAGCGCCAGACCGTGCGGCTGTCGGAAATCCTGGGTTCACAGGTCTACAACGAAAGCTCTTCCAGCCTGACCATGGCGCTCGGCAAGGACATCGCCGGCAAGCCGATGGTGGCCGACCTGGCCAAGATGCCGCACTGCATGGTGGCCGGCACCACGGGCTCGGGCAAGTCGGTCGGGATCAACGCCATGATCCTGTCGCTGCTCTACAAGGCCAAGCCGGACAGCGTGCGCCTGATCCTGATCGACCCGAAGATGCTTGAAATGAGCGTCTACGAAGGCATTCCGCACCTGCTGTGCCCGGTCGTGACCGATATGCGCCAGGCCGGCAACGCGCTGAACTGGGCGGTCGGCGAGATGGAGCGGCGCTACAAGCTGATGAGCAAGCTCGGCGTGCGCAACCTGGCCGGCTACAACAAGAAGATCGACGAAGCCGCGGCGAAGGAAGAAAAGATCCCGAACCCGTTCAGCCTGACGCCGGACGCGCCCGAGCCGCTCGAGAAGCTGCCGACCATCGTGATCGTCATCGACGAGCTGGCCGACCTGATGATGGTGGTGGGCAAGAAGGTCGAGGAGCTGATCGCGCGGATCGCGCAGAAGGCGCGCGCCGCCGGGCTGCACCTGGTGCTGGCCACGCAGCGTCCGTCGGTCGACGTGATCACGGGCCTGATCAAGGCCAACGTGCCGACGCGTATCGCCTTCCAGGTCAGCAGCAAGATCGACTCGCGTACCATCCTTGACCAGCAGGGCGCGGAAGCGCTGCTCGGCATGGGTGACATGCTCTACCTGGCCCCGGGCACCGGCCTGCCGGTGCGCGTTCACGGGGCCTTTGTCTCCGATGACGAAGTGCACCGTGTGGTCGAAAAGCTCAAGGAAGGCGGCGAGGCCAACTATATCGAGGGCATCCTCGAAGGCGGCCTGACGGAAGGCGACAGCGGTACCGATGGCTTTGGCGGCGGTGCCGGCATCGGTGGTGGCGGTGGCGAAGCCGATCCGCTCTATGACCAGGCCGTGGAAGTCGTGCTGAAGAACCGGCGCGCATCGATCTCACTGGTGCAGCGCCACCTGCGCATCGGCTACAACCGCGCCGCGCGTCTGCTCGAGGATATGGAAAAGGCCGGGCTGGTATCGGCCATGTCCGGCAATGGCAACCGGGACATCCTGGCGCAACCCGGCGTGGCCCGGGAAGATGACTGAGCGCCGCATCGGTAACATGTGGTTACCCGGCAGGTGGCGCCGGAAGGAATCCGGGGCCGCTCACACGCTCTAACCATCAGGTTGCACCGCCGCGCCATGCAGACTGGCGTGGCGCCTTTTCCCTCAGCAAGGATCTGATACATGCGAAAACGCGTTCTCGTGTCGGCCTGTGCCGCGTTGGCCGTCTTTGCCGCGCACATGCCCGCGGCCCTGGCCGCCGCCACCGACCAGCTCCAAAGCTTCGTTACCGGCGTGAAGAGCGCCAAGGGCGAATTCACGCAGCGCCAGGTCAGGGGGCAGGGCGACAGCCTCAAGGTCACCGGCACGTCGAGCGGCAGTTTTGTGTTCGCACGCCCCGGGAAATTCACGTGGCGTTACGCCAAGCCCTATGAGCAGTTGCTGCAGGCCGACGGCCAGACGCTCTACATCTACGACAAGGACCTGAACCAGGTTACCGAGCGCAAGCTCGACGGCGCGCTGGGTTCCAGCCCGGCGGCCATCCTGTTCGGCAGCAACGACTTCGAGAAGAACTTCACGGTGAAGAACGGTCCCACGCGGGACGGCGTGGAGTGGCTGGAGATGACGCCGAAGTCGAAGGACACGCAGTTCGAGCGCATCGGCATCGGCTTCAAGGGCGGTAATCTCGAGGCAATGGAATTGCGCGACGCCTTTGGCAATACCACGCTGCTGACATTCTCCGCGATGCAGAAGAACCCGCCATTGCCGGCGGATGCGTTCCGGTTCACGGTGCCCAAGGGCGCCGACGTGATGAAGCAATGAGGCGCGCCATGTCTGCACTGAAACCAGTGTTTTGCGCCCTGGCGGTCGTACTCGGCCTGTCCGCCTGCGCAACGGCGGGAGGCGGCAAGTTCGATGTCGATTCCTTCCTGCGCGGATCCGACACGGCGCTGCCGGAAGTGCTCGGCAACCCGGCCTTCCTGTCCGCGACGCGCATTCCCGCGAACGAGTGCGCGGTCATGCTGCAATCGGCCAGCACCGGCGTGCTGGAAGGCCTGCCGCCCAGCAGCAGTGCGCGCGGTCCGGCCTGGGTGCTGCATCGCGCCGATTCGCCGGCGCAGGTCTGGCTCGTCACCAGCGAAGCCGGCGGCGAACGGACCTGTCATGGCCCGTTGCCCGCCGACGCCATGAAGACCCTGGTCGACCGGGCCAAGGGCTGATCAGAGCGGCGCGAAGCTTCACTGGACCAAGGAACAGAACATGCTCTCCATGCTTCGTCGACATGCACTGCACACACTAGCCTTTGCAGCGGCGCTTGGCGCCGGGTGCGCGGCGCCGTCCGCGCCACCCGCCGGAGCTGCCAGCTCCACCAGCTCCACCAGCCCGACTCAGGGGCCCGCCCAGGGTCCCACCCGGAGCCCGACCGGCCCGCAGGGCGCACTTGGCACGCCGGAGGGTTGCCAGGCCGACAAGCTCGGGGACGACAGCCTGGTCGGCAAGACCGAGGCCGAGGCCACTGCGATGCTGCAAGGCTGCGCCTGGCGGCTGGGTGAGCGCGATGGCCAGCAGTATCCGGGCACCATGGACTACAACCCGCAACGCCGTACCCTGGGCATTACGTCCGGCAAGGTGGCGTGGGTGCGCCGCGGCTAGTTGTCGGGCAGGAAGCTGCCGGGCCGCTCGGGTTTCAGAGCAGGAAGCGCTTGTTGCCGGTCACCGCGGTCGGCTCGACCTTGCGGAAGGTTAGCTTCACGCTGCTGTCGAGCCGCCGACCGGCCTGTTTGCGTCGCAATGCACGCAGCACCAGGCCTTTGTGCCCGACCGTGCCTTCAGCGTAGGGCTGGCCATTGCCGATGTCCAAGGCCCCGGCGGCCAGCGCGGCATTGCGTTCGGCCGCGCTCTTTTCCAGCAGCTTGTCGAGTGCCATGCGCGCGCGTACCTGCGTCATCAGTGCCGCGTCGGACGGATTGGCGCGGGCGCGATCGGCGTCCCGAGGCAGTTGCACCTTCCCGGCCAGCCGCCGCAGGGCGGCGCGCAGCTCGGCGCCATCCATCTTGTTGTCCTGGACGATCCAGACCGCGTCATGACGGATCAGCGGTTCCGTGTCGGCCATCCTGCGCAGCAGCACGGCCGGCAGGCCCGGGGCGCCCAGCTGGTGCGAGCGGCGGATGGCGTTGACCGTGATGCGCCGGATCTGCGGGTTGTCATGATCGGCCAGATCGACGAGCACACGCTGCGCGGCGTCGGCAGAGTCGATCATTTCGGCCAGCTGGCCGGCCAGGGAAACCTCTTCCACGCTGCTGAGCCTGCCCTTGCCGACAAGCCGTTTCATCTTGAAGACCAGAAAGTGATACTTCAGCATAATTCCCCAGGCGATCTTGTAGCCGCGTGGCGGATGGCTACATCCGGCCGGCCTTGCCCGCAGCCTTGTCTGTTGTCTCCGCTCGATGAATGCATCCCGTGGCGACGCGAGGTGATCGCTGCCATGAAATGAATCCGGAGCCGGCCCAGGCCCGGATATCGGCAGCCGACGGCCTGGACTTGAGGGAAATCAGGGTTCGGCCCCCCTGGCGGATGGTTGGCAACAGCCACCGCCGCGCGGCGCTGACGAGACAATGGTCTACACTGTCACGTTCCCCGGCGCCGCTGGCGCCAACCACGCCGCTGCCTTGCGGCTGGCGCGTGGTTTTGCGATTTCCGAGGCCTGAAATACCGTGGCGGACACGCTGTTTTCCGATTCTTACGACCGTTCCCGGCAACCGCTCGCCGAGCGCCTGCGTCCACGCAATATCGACGAGGTGATCGGCCAGCAGCACCTGCTCGGGCCGGGCAAGCCGCTACGCGTCGCGTTCGCGTCCGGCGAACCGCATTCGATGATCCTGTGGGGGCCGCCCGGCGTGGGCAAGACCACGCTCGCGCGGCTGATGGCCGATGCCTTCGACGCGGAGTTCATTGCTTTGTCGGCCGTGCTGTCCGGCGTGAAGGACATCCGCGAGGCAGTGGAGCGCGCCGAGCAGTTCCGCGCGCACGGGCGCCGCACGCTGGTGTTCGTCGATGAAGTCCACCGCTTCAACAAGAGCCAGCAGGACGCCTTCCTGCCGCATGTGGAAAGCGGCTTGTTCACGTTTATCGGCGCGACCACCGAGAACCCGTCGTTCGAAGTCAACGGCGCCTTGCTGTCGCGCGCCGCCGTGTATGTGCTCAAGAGCCTGGACGATGCCGAGCTGACGCAGCTCGCGCAGCGCGCCAGCGAAGAACTGGGCGGCATCACCTGGCAGGATGAGGCCCTGAAGCTCATCGTGGCCTCCGCCGACGGCGATGGCCGCAAGCTGCTGAACAATATCGAGATCGTGGTCAGGGCGGCCCGCAATGCCGGCACAACGGAGATCGATACCGCGCTGCTCGGCAGCGCGTTGTCCGAGAACCTGCGCCGCTTCGACAAGGGCGGCGATGCGTTCTACGACCAGATCAGCGCGCTGCACAAGTCGGTGCGCGGCTCCGACCCTGACGCCGCGCTGTACTGGTTCTGCCGCATGATCGACGGCGGCGCGGATCCGCGCTACCTCGCGCGGCGTATCGTGCGCATGGCGTGGGAGGACATCGGCCTCGCCGATCCGCGTGCCGCCCGCATCACGCTGGACGCCGCCGAAACCTATGAACGCCTGGGTTCGCCCGAAGGCGAGCTGGCGCTCGGCCAAGCGCTGATCTACCTGGCCGTGGCGCCCAAGTCGAACGCCGGCTACAACGCGTACAACGCGGCACGTGCGTTCGTGTCCAAGGACAAGTCGCGCCCGGTGCCCGTGCACCTGCGCAACGCGCCCACGCGGCTGATGAAGGAACTGGGCTACGGCCACGCCTACCGTTATGCGCACGACGAACCCGAAGCCTATGCGGCGGGCGAGCACTATTTCCCCGACGACCTGAAGGCGCAGGGCTGGTACCAGCCTGTGCCGCGCGGCCTGGAAGGCAAGATTGCGGAGAAGCTGCGCCACCTGCGCGAACTCGACGACGCCTGGCACCGCGAGCACCGCGGCAAGGGCAAAAACGGGGAA
Encoded proteins:
- a CDS encoding DNA translocase FtsK, whose translation is MARATTTTRTDPSALPSRIGKLLGEVRWFLLLAVTLGFLCVLASYSKTDPGWSHANQVADIHNLGGRVGAWVSDVLFFIFGFSAYWWAVLLVRRCWRGWRTLTAELPEREEHRQGVTVSWIGFALTLFSSMGLEAIRMYPLRAALPRAPGGVLGDLLGGWMQTALGFTGATLLLLLMLAIGLSLFFHFSWLSVAEHIGGFVENLFLGFKARRESKQDRIIGEAAKVERTETVEVQRVRIEEATPVQIVRPQAVPKHERVEREKQQPLFADIQDSDLPPLSLLDPIPPHQETVSAETLEFTSRLIEKKLKDFGVEVKVVAAYPGPVITRYEIEPATGVKGSQVVNLARDLARSLSLVSIRVVETIPGKNYMGLELPNPKRQTVRLSEILGSQVYNESSSSLTMALGKDIAGKPMVADLAKMPHCMVAGTTGSGKSVGINAMILSLLYKAKPDSVRLILIDPKMLEMSVYEGIPHLLCPVVTDMRQAGNALNWAVGEMERRYKLMSKLGVRNLAGYNKKIDEAAAKEEKIPNPFSLTPDAPEPLEKLPTIVIVIDELADLMMVVGKKVEELIARIAQKARAAGLHLVLATQRPSVDVITGLIKANVPTRIAFQVSSKIDSRTILDQQGAEALLGMGDMLYLAPGTGLPVRVHGAFVSDDEVHRVVEKLKEGGEANYIEGILEGGLTEGDSGTDGFGGGAGIGGGGGEADPLYDQAVEVVLKNRRASISLVQRHLRIGYNRAARLLEDMEKAGLVSAMSGNGNRDILAQPGVAREDD
- the lolA gene encoding outer membrane lipoprotein chaperone LolA; translation: MRKRVLVSACAALAVFAAHMPAALAAATDQLQSFVTGVKSAKGEFTQRQVRGQGDSLKVTGTSSGSFVFARPGKFTWRYAKPYEQLLQADGQTLYIYDKDLNQVTERKLDGALGSSPAAILFGSNDFEKNFTVKNGPTRDGVEWLEMTPKSKDTQFERIGIGFKGGNLEAMELRDAFGNTTLLTFSAMQKNPPLPADAFRFTVPKGADVMKQ
- a CDS encoding replication-associated recombination protein A, with amino-acid sequence MADTLFSDSYDRSRQPLAERLRPRNIDEVIGQQHLLGPGKPLRVAFASGEPHSMILWGPPGVGKTTLARLMADAFDAEFIALSAVLSGVKDIREAVERAEQFRAHGRRTLVFVDEVHRFNKSQQDAFLPHVESGLFTFIGATTENPSFEVNGALLSRAAVYVLKSLDDAELTQLAQRASEELGGITWQDEALKLIVASADGDGRKLLNNIEIVVRAARNAGTTEIDTALLGSALSENLRRFDKGGDAFYDQISALHKSVRGSDPDAALYWFCRMIDGGADPRYLARRIVRMAWEDIGLADPRAARITLDAAETYERLGSPEGELALGQALIYLAVAPKSNAGYNAYNAARAFVSKDKSRPVPVHLRNAPTRLMKELGYGHAYRYAHDEPEAYAAGEHYFPDDLKAQGWYQPVPRGLEGKIAEKLRHLRELDDAWHREHRGKGKNGE